In Shewanella psychrotolerans, the genomic stretch GATTAAACTCTCTAGTCCAGCAAACACCTTTAACATAGAACCGACTTCTAATAGTAGCGTATCGCTCACTCGCCCAGCATCAATAACACCGCGGTTCTCGACATCAATCTGGTGTTGGCAAACAGGCAGCACAACTCGGGCGCTATAACCATAGCTCCAATGACATAACCAAGTATTAGCCTCTTGACTTAAGCGACGATCAAACGCAATTAATGTCAGTGATGGAACGAGTGTCAACGCCGTCGCAACACTCTGTTCTGCTGTAATCCCTTTCATCTGAGCACGAGGCGATGCGGCTAATATCTTACTCGTTTGCTTGTTGTATATCGCCGTTTCGCAGTCAAGCGGTAAGCCGTGACAATAGCTTTGGTACTGCAACAGCCAATTAGGATAATGAACTGCCAGCCACAACATACTAGCTTGACCAAGGACCTTGAAACACATTGGTACTCAATGGCAACGATGGTTTCATGGCTGCTAGGTTCTGATTAACACCCTGATTAATAAGGCTTTGCTTATTGAGGCTTGCAGCTAAATAGGGAGGTAACAAAGACAAATTAAACTCAGGTACAGGCCAGCTACCTCGACGTTTAATAATATTGATTTGAGTGACTAAACGGTCATCTCGCTCATTATCTTGTCGTGCTAAATGGCCTTGCTGCTCTATGCGATGTTGTTGAATGGTTCGGTGGCGACTTAGTTGCACACGCAGATGTACAGGATGAGCCTGAGCTTTCGCCGCTTCAGGTAAATAACAAACGCAAAAAGTACCGCTTTTTTCAGCCGCAAGTTGTATTCTTCTTGACTCCGTTACCGTTAGCTTATCAAGCCAACAAAGCGTTAATGGTGATACGCCACTACTGATTATTTGCTCTAATGCCCAAAGCTGATCTTTTCTATTAGCGGTATCGACCCATAATAGCCGACGAACATCGATACCCTGCATAGCTAATGCTTCAGGGTAAGGAATATGAGGTGGTGATACCAAACTCACCAAGGTGTCTCCTTGATGGGCACAGCGATAATGTTGATAACGATGATCACAAGAGCTGCTGTCATTAAACGACTTATTATTGATGCCTCTATGAACTGATGCAGGAATAAGTGACGCCATTAGCGGTAACATTATCGTTAACTCACCGACACCCTCGCCTGCATAAAAAATCTCGCATAAGCCCTTTGCAGGCCAGCCACCATGGAGTAGATGTTTATTGAGTTGGCTAAAACCACTATCGATGACCTGCTGTTGTTCAACTTGATCACCGCGCCAGAGATCGCCACGCTGCAATAACTGCTCTATCGCTAAATGATTATCCTTTATTGCCAGATCACTAAGCGTTTTTGCCTCAAATGCACTGAATGCCACCATCATCTTCCCCTTATAAAGCTGTAATACATTGTACTTAGCTTCAATATTAAACACTGCGCACAAACACTGTATATAAAAACAGTATATTTATAAACGCTGAGATCGCAAGGTTTACATTAAAGATCGTCGATCTCACTCTCTATCATCGTAATTGAACCCGCTTTCACAGCTTCCTTTCGAATTAAGGTCAATATCTTTAAACGATGGTAGGATTGAGACGGTAATAGGATTTAAAAGCTAATGAGATTTAGAAGCTAATAGCATTTAGGGAGTTTATTTCTGAGCAGAATAAAGATTAAATATAAGTGGCATTCAATCTGTAGGTTTTATCAAGTTTAAGCCAGCTCTTGCCCTTTCCTGAACGCAACATGCATGTGCAAAATAGGGGTACACTAAGTAAGTAGGCGGCATTGTAATACCCGCATGATGTAATGCGCCTTGCATTAAGATCGTGGCATCATTGGCGGTCTGGCGACAGTTAACTTCGATCGATTACAACTCTTCGTTTTGCTTTAAATGCCATACATGATGTTCGAAGTTCTTATAGCCTAAGCATCCGTGGTGAATGGCGTGCTTATAAGTTATCAAACATAGTCGATGCCATCACTTTCATTCATTTTTCAGGCAAAGCCTAATTGATGATAACCACCTACTAAAGTTAATGATTGAGGGCTTAAAATCAAAGGGCCAACCTCTAACTCGGTTGGCCCTTCGTCTTTACTGTTTAGCTTAATTTCATTTAGCTTTGCTTAAGTTCTTTCTCTAATGCTTGAGCGACCGCCTCTGGCGAGCCCGTATTACGAGCTAACAGTGAGTAAGCCACAGGAATAACAAGCAAAGTGAAAAAGGTCGCGAGTACAATGCCTGAAAGCACCACCACACCAATCACAAACCGAGTCTCAGCGCCAGCACCTGTCGCCATCACTAGCGGAATAGCCCCCGCCGCAGTAGTGATCCCAGTCATTAAGATAGGACGTAGACGCTGACTCGACGCCTGAATAATTGCATCGGTGAACGCCACACCTTTATCTCGCAACTGGTTGGCAAATTCGACGATTAAGATACCGTTCTTCGCCGCTAGGCCCACCAGCATAATGATCCCTATCTGACTATAGATATTGAGACTTTGCCCCGTCGCCCAAAGGCCAATAAGCGCACCTAATGTGGCAAGCGGGACGGTCAGCATGATGACTATCGGATGAACATAACTCTCAAATTGAGCGGCCAAGACTAAGAATACGATCCCTAGCGCCAGCAAGAACACAAAATACATTGAGCTACCCGACTCTTGATAATCTAGCGATTGCCCCTTATAGCTAATCACAGCTTCTGCGGGTAAGTAGGTATAAGCAAGATCATTTAAATAATCTAAGGCTTCACCCAAACTGTAGCCATCGGCTAAGTTGGCCTCGATAGTGATCGCACGCATGCGATTATAACGATTGAGCTGGCTTGCATCGGCAAACTCTTCAACAGAGACTAAGTTTGCTAATGGAATAAGCTCCTTACTTCTGTCGGAACGGACATAGATGTTACTTAAATCATTAGCGGTATTTTGATTATCTCGATTACCTTCGATGATCACATCATATTCTTCACCGTCGCGCATAAACGTGGTCACCAAACGAGAGCCCAGCATCGACTCGAGTGTTCGGCCAATATGAGAAATAGACACCCCTAAATCGGCAGCGCGATCTTTATCGATAACCACTCTCAGTTGCGGCTTGGTTTCTTGATAATCATGATCTAAGCCGACGAGATTTGGATTTTCTTTGGCTTTCTCCAGCAAAATATCACGCCATTTAGCGATCTCTTCATAGCTTGGACCACCCAGCACAAACTGCACCGGCTTACCCACACCGCGGCCAAAGGCTTGACGCATAACAGGGAAAGCTCTTACTCCGGCTAAATCCGATAGTCTGGCACGAATATCACCAATAACCTCAAACGCACTGCGTCGCTCAGACCAATCTTCGAGAACAATAATCGCCATACCATTTGAAAAGTTTGCACTTCTACCAAAGCCACGTGGCGCGCGAATAAGCAAACGCTTGATGTCACCACTTTCAACCAATGGCATTAAACGGTTTTCAATTTCATCCATGTAAGGCGTGATGTATTCAAAGCTGGCTCCTTGAGGACCATTGACGATAAGGAACATCGAGCCTCTATCTTCCCGTGGCGCAAATTCCTGCGGCACTTTAGTCATCAAATAGCCACTGGCTGTGAGCGCAAGTATCACTAATGAACTGACGATAAACGGATGAGCCATCGCTTTAGACAAGGTGTCACGATAACTGGCAGATAACTTGTTCATACCAGCGTCAATCTTACGCACCAGCCAAGGGTCTTGCCCCGCGGGTTTAAGCAGCTTCGAGCACATCATAGGACTTAACGTCAATGCGACAATACTTGAGAAGATCACCGCCGCGCTCATAGCAACAGCAAACTCCTTAAAAAGCTTACCTAAATCCCCTTCAAGGAAGGTAATTGGCATAAATACCGCGACTAACACTAAGGTTGTGGCTACCACCGCAAACGCAACTTCGCGGGAGCCTAGATAGGCGGCCTTTAATGGCGAATCGCCCTCTTCTATTCTGCGGTGAATATTTTCAAGCACCACAATCGCATCATCGACCACCATACCAATGGCTAAGATCATCGCCAACAATGTCAGCAAGTTAATGGTGTAACCAAGGGCATAGAGTACGATAAAGGTTGCCATAAGTGACACTGGAACCGTTAATGCAGGGATCAGCATGGCCCGCACACTGCCAAGGAACAGATAGATCACCACGATCACTAAAAACATCGCGATAAACAGAGTTTGGTAAACTTCGCTAATCGACGCTTCAATAAATACAGAGCTATCGTAAGAGCGCTTAATTTCCATGCCTGCTGGCAAAGTGGGATTGATTTTATCGACAAGTACATTTGCCGCTCTTGCCACTTCAAGGGTATTAGACGTTGACTGCTTGGAAATACCAAGGCCAATCATCGATTCACGGTTGCCCCTAAAGGTGATCCGCTCCTCTTCTGAGCCGATCTCCACTCTGGCGACATCGCCGAGTTTAATCAAATATCCGTCTTCACCTTGGGCAAGCACTAAGTTGGCAAAATCGGACTCGGTCTTAAATGTCCGCTCCAATCTAACGGTAAAGTGTCGGTCTTGCGACTCCACAGAGCCAGCCGGTAACTCAACGTTTTCAGAACGCAGTACCGATTCAATATCTGCAACCGTCAAGTTACGAGCCGCTAACGCTTGTCTGTCGATCCATATCCGCATCGCATAGACTTTACCGCCACCGATCCGAATATTGGCAACACCATCGATAACAGAAAATCGATCGACCAAATAGCGTCTAGCGTAATCAGTTAACTGCAATGTATTCATCTGATCAGACACGAGGTTTAACCACATGATCACTTCATCACCGCCGTTAGCTTTCTGTACCTCTGGCGGATCGGCTTCCTCTGGTAGATTGTTCAACAGGCCCGATATACGGTCACGAACATCATTGGCCGCGGCTTCAATATCTCGGCCGACATCAAATTCAAGGGTAACCGACGAACGCCCGTCACTGCTCGATGAGTTGATATTACGGATCCCTTCTACGCCACTGATCCTATCTTCGACTAACTGAGTAATTCGACTTTCTACCACCGCAGCACTCGCGCCGCGATAATTGGTCTGCACCGACACAATTGGTGGATCAATGTTAGGATATTCACGAAGTGGTAGCTTATCGAATGACACTAAACCAAACGCAATTAACAATATGCTGATGACGGAAGCAAAAACCGGCCGTTTTACCGACAAATCCGTCAAAATCATACTACTGGCTCCACCTTAGCTTGTTCTTGAAAGCTAAAATGTTCACTCATTTGTACCTTGACCGTATCGCCTGGACGCACCTTCAAAATACCGCGGATCATCACCTGTTCACCAACTGCAACCCCCTCAACAATTTCAACCCAGCCACGTTTACGTAAACCAAGCTTAACTTGACGACGCTCAACGACATTTTCATCATTAACAAGATAAACAAAATGATCTTTCTGGATTGGAATGATTGCAGCTTCAGGAATAATTAATGCCTCTCGGCTCTGCTTGATAAGTTTAACTTTCATCAACATACCAGGCAGCAAACGTAAATCTTTATTCGGGATTTCCGCGCGAACCACGACGGCGCGGGTAACAGGGTTAACACGGCTATCGATAGAGACCACTTTGCCTCTGAACATTTCACCATCGAAAGCAACAGCGGTGGCCTCAACTGATTTACCTATTTGCAAAGCTTGTAAAAAGCGTTCTGGAACAGAAAAGTCAAGTTTAATGGTAGATATATCATCAAGAGTCGTGATCACTGTACCAGGAGTAACTAAGCTACCCTGACTGATTTGACGTAGACCTAGACGTCCCGAGAACGGAGCACGGATACGGCGATCTTTCAATGCGGACTCAGCTTGTTCAAGCTCAGCTTTAGCCGTATCGATTAGGGTTTGTAATCTATCACGCTCAAGCGCTGCGACAGTTTGACTGGTCACCAAAGAGCTAATACGATCAAGCTCTCTCTTATGGTCATTCATTTTAACATTTGCCACTGTCACGCTAGCAATCTGCTCTCTATCTTGCAAACGCACTAACAGTCGGCCTTTTTCAACAATATCCCCATCATCAAAGTTGAGTTCTGTTACCACATCGGTCACTTTGGGAGTTACGGTAATCGACTCATTGGCTTTTCCGGTACCTAATGCTTCAACCTCATCACGAATGGGTTGCATCTCAGCCTTTGCAACAACGACATTAGGCGTTGGTCTTGCTCGAGCAGAGCCTGACGATTGGGGCTGATTTAGGTAGTAATAAGTGGCGGCACCTGCCGCTAATAGTATTGAGATTGTTATAATTTTTTTCATCAATCTTCCGAATTGCGACAATTAATTAACGCTAGTTTACCTATGAACGGCAACTCATCAAGGTGTTTTACTTTTAGTTACAAACTTAACTGACGTAAAACATTTG encodes the following:
- a CDS encoding efflux RND transporter permease subunit, translating into MILTDLSVKRPVFASVISILLIAFGLVSFDKLPLREYPNIDPPIVSVQTNYRGASAAVVESRITQLVEDRISGVEGIRNINSSSSDGRSSVTLEFDVGRDIEAAANDVRDRISGLLNNLPEEADPPEVQKANGGDEVIMWLNLVSDQMNTLQLTDYARRYLVDRFSVIDGVANIRIGGGKVYAMRIWIDRQALAARNLTVADIESVLRSENVELPAGSVESQDRHFTVRLERTFKTESDFANLVLAQGEDGYLIKLGDVARVEIGSEEERITFRGNRESMIGLGISKQSTSNTLEVARAANVLVDKINPTLPAGMEIKRSYDSSVFIEASISEVYQTLFIAMFLVIVVIYLFLGSVRAMLIPALTVPVSLMATFIVLYALGYTINLLTLLAMILAIGMVVDDAIVVLENIHRRIEEGDSPLKAAYLGSREVAFAVVATTLVLVAVFMPITFLEGDLGKLFKEFAVAMSAAVIFSSIVALTLSPMMCSKLLKPAGQDPWLVRKIDAGMNKLSASYRDTLSKAMAHPFIVSSLVILALTASGYLMTKVPQEFAPREDRGSMFLIVNGPQGASFEYITPYMDEIENRLMPLVESGDIKRLLIRAPRGFGRSANFSNGMAIIVLEDWSERRSAFEVIGDIRARLSDLAGVRAFPVMRQAFGRGVGKPVQFVLGGPSYEEIAKWRDILLEKAKENPNLVGLDHDYQETKPQLRVVIDKDRAADLGVSISHIGRTLESMLGSRLVTTFMRDGEEYDVIIEGNRDNQNTANDLSNIYVRSDRSKELIPLANLVSVEEFADASQLNRYNRMRAITIEANLADGYSLGEALDYLNDLAYTYLPAEAVISYKGQSLDYQESGSSMYFVFLLALGIVFLVLAAQFESYVHPIVIMLTVPLATLGALIGLWATGQSLNIYSQIGIIMLVGLAAKNGILIVEFANQLRDKGVAFTDAIIQASSQRLRPILMTGITTAAGAIPLVMATGAGAETRFVIGVVVLSGIVLATFFTLLVIPVAYSLLARNTGSPEAVAQALEKELKQS
- a CDS encoding efflux RND transporter periplasmic adaptor subunit, yielding MKKIITISILLAAGAATYYYLNQPQSSGSARARPTPNVVVAKAEMQPIRDEVEALGTGKANESITVTPKVTDVVTELNFDDGDIVEKGRLLVRLQDREQIASVTVANVKMNDHKRELDRISSLVTSQTVAALERDRLQTLIDTAKAELEQAESALKDRRIRAPFSGRLGLRQISQGSLVTPGTVITTLDDISTIKLDFSVPERFLQALQIGKSVEATAVAFDGEMFRGKVVSIDSRVNPVTRAVVVRAEIPNKDLRLLPGMLMKVKLIKQSREALIIPEAAIIPIQKDHFVYLVNDENVVERRQVKLGLRKRGWVEIVEGVAVGEQVMIRGILKVRPGDTVKVQMSEHFSFQEQAKVEPVV